A part of Variovorax sp. HW608 genomic DNA contains:
- a CDS encoding response regulator transcription factor translates to MDDPNLNPAEELPVVRLIDDDVSFRRAVRRLLLAAGHRVTEYSSVGAMLLEGIGSAPGCLVLDIHMPGPSGLDLQEMIATQPEPLPVIFVTAEATVQETLRAMKAGAADFLFKPVDGDTLVSVVNKAVAEDAARRKARRHLAELQNRYARLSPRERQVLDMVVNGALNKQISAELGAAERTVKAHRAHVMAKMGVNSLADLVRAVVQLDAPVGA, encoded by the coding sequence ATGGACGATCCGAACTTGAATCCAGCGGAGGAATTGCCGGTGGTCCGGCTCATCGATGACGATGTGTCCTTCCGTCGCGCCGTGCGCCGCCTGCTGCTGGCGGCCGGCCACCGTGTCACGGAGTACAGCTCCGTCGGTGCCATGCTGCTCGAAGGCATCGGTAGCGCGCCGGGCTGCCTGGTGCTCGACATCCACATGCCCGGGCCGAGCGGGCTCGATCTTCAGGAAATGATCGCCACGCAGCCCGAGCCGCTGCCCGTGATCTTCGTGACCGCCGAAGCCACGGTGCAGGAGACGCTGCGCGCGATGAAGGCCGGCGCGGCCGACTTCCTCTTCAAGCCGGTCGACGGCGACACGCTGGTGTCGGTGGTCAACAAGGCGGTGGCCGAAGACGCCGCGCGGCGCAAGGCCCGACGGCATCTCGCCGAATTGCAGAACCGCTACGCACGCCTGAGCCCACGCGAGCGGCAGGTGCTGGACATGGTCGTCAACGGCGCGCTCAACAAGCAGATCAGCGCCGAGCTCGGCGCGGCGGAGCGCACCGTCAAGGCCCACCGCGCGCACGTGATGGCGAAGATGGGCGTGAACTCGCTGGCCGACCTGGTCCGCGCGGTCGTGCAGCTGGACGCGCCGGTCGGGGCCTGA